The genomic DNA ACTTGCCTTTATTCTCTGTGATATTGACCATTTCAAGCTGTATAACGACTACTATGGTCACCAACAAGGGGACTGGGCGTTACAGACAGTCGCTGACGCCTTAAAATCGTCTGTGCATCGTCCGATGGATATGGTGGCGCGCTATGGCGGAGAAGAGTTTGCGATCGTATTACCGCAAACAGACATTAATGGTGCCATGGATGTTGCCGAGCGAGCACGACAGGCTGTACTGGCGGCTGATATCGAACACTTAGATGGTACGCCGAATGGACGGCTTACGATGAGCCTGGGAGTAGCTTGTGTGACGCCAGCGCCGGAGCAGGACTATGGTGATTTAGTCCAATACGCTGATCGTGCTCTCTATCAAGCCAAACATCATGGCCGAAATCGTGTGAGTGTGGAGCATGGCAGCGCCCACTCACGCCCATCAAACGCTCCGCGAGCCTCGGTCGCTGAGTCTATTCACTTTGAACCTGGCGGTTAATAAGCCTTTATGAAACAACTGAAAGTCCTTGCCCAATACTATGTCGATTTGTTGGTCAAACTAGGGATTGTGCGCTTTAGCATGTTACTCGCCCTGGCGTTAGTGGCGCTGGCTGTTGTGGTCCAAGTGGGGATCACCTTGGTCCTTGAGGGCACGGTTCAAAACATTGATATCATCCGATCGATTTTCTTTGGCCTCATTATCACGCCGTGGGCGGTCTACTTTTTGTCAGTGGTGGTTGATCAGCTGGAAGAATCACGTCAGCGGCTCTCTAAGTTGGTCTCGAAGCTAGAAGAGATGCGTGCGCGAGATATGCGCCTTAACCGCCAATTGACCGAAAACATTGAGCAACTCAATTCTGAAATTGAAGAGCGTGAGAAGGCTGAGAATGCCCGCCAACAAGCGATTAAAGATCTAGAAAACGAAGTTTATCAGCGTGAAAAAGCCCAGCTTGAGCTAGCAGAGCAAACCGCGCTACTGCGCTCTTTTATCGATGCGTCTCCGGATTTGATTTATTACCGCAATGCTGATGGCCAGTTCTCGGGCTGTAACCGCGCGATGGAAGAGCTAACGGGTTATGACGAGAAAACGCTCAAAGGGCTGACACCTTGGGATGTCTATCGCGAAGATATTGCTGAAAAAGTGGTAGAAACCGATCAGCAAGTCTTTGACGCCAATGTGTCGATAACCTATGAGCAATGGCTTGAATATCAAGACGGGCGTAAAGCGTATTTTGAATTACGCAAAGTGCCTTTCTTTGCCCGAGATGGTCGGCACCTTGGGCTACTTGGTTTTGGCCGTGAAATTACCGAGCGTAAGCGCTACCAAGATGCGCTGGAAAAAGCGAGTCGAGAAAAAACCGCGTTTATCTCGACCATTAGTCATGAATTGCGCACCCCGCTCAATGGGATTGTTGGCTTAAGCCGTATGCTGCTGGAGTCAAATCTGGATGATAAGCAACGTAATTATCTGCGTACCATTTATGTCAGTGCAATCACGCTGGGCAATATTTTTAACGACATCATTGATTTAGATAAATCTGATCGCAAGCGTCTTTCTCTGCACCCCACGAGTGTGGATTTAAATGAATTTGTCAGCGAAATCGAGAATATTTCAGAGTTGATGGCCGAGCAAAAGGGCTTACGCTTTGAGCTTGAGCGAGTAACCGAACTCCCTGACTATGTGGCGGTTGATACGACGCGGCTGCGACAAATTCTATGGAACCTCGTCGGTAACGCGGTCAAATTTACCAAG from Salinivibrio kushneri includes the following:
- the arcB gene encoding aerobic respiration two-component sensor histidine kinase ArcB, whose product is MKQLKVLAQYYVDLLVKLGIVRFSMLLALALVALAVVVQVGITLVLEGTVQNIDIIRSIFFGLIITPWAVYFLSVVVDQLEESRQRLSKLVSKLEEMRARDMRLNRQLTENIEQLNSEIEEREKAENARQQAIKDLENEVYQREKAQLELAEQTALLRSFIDASPDLIYYRNADGQFSGCNRAMEELTGYDEKTLKGLTPWDVYREDIAEKVVETDQQVFDANVSITYEQWLEYQDGRKAYFELRKVPFFARDGRHLGLLGFGREITERKRYQDALEKASREKTAFISTISHELRTPLNGIVGLSRMLLESNLDDKQRNYLRTIYVSAITLGNIFNDIIDLDKSDRKRLSLHPTSVDLNEFVSEIENISELMAEQKGLRFELERVTELPDYVAVDTTRLRQILWNLVGNAVKFTKQGCVIITVSADVTGDHADLCFEVEDSGIGIPADEQDKIFAMYYQVKQAGENLHAVGTGIGLAVSRKLARLMDGDITLDSEEGEGSTFTVTLRVPLSEPGEAETPALTPVENTLRILLVEDIELNITVATSLLESLGHQVTVARDGQSALDVFSPDAFDLALLDIQLPDMTGFDIAASWREQYAQLPPLVALTANVINDKNSYLAKGMDDAISKPISVSALNQVIEQYALSSTTLTDVETADTPAPSRPIANEQAERLLDMDMLTGYVELVGIDPVRQSIEMFESTMPEYIAILDSNMTARDQEGIVSEAHKIKGAAGSVGLKHIQKVAQKAQSPELPAWWENIADWIDEIKDGYQHDLDVLKAWLDEQK